One Coffea arabica cultivar ET-39 chromosome 5e, Coffea Arabica ET-39 HiFi, whole genome shotgun sequence DNA segment encodes these proteins:
- the LOC140007058 gene encoding uncharacterized protein, with the protein MAVGGNVGGGWLWMKKNEGINFLTAVQTKLPLKKSSGEVVPNPSPRSKDGSKPSFTTPTPPASPWSGRSFLEALKEKPSKKDFYDDSEEEMEIAEESLEEEKDTRKEAEIAALKFPRVTIEKGKNPDFWKPWRKSLIIKVLGRTEDYQKVLEEGPWMFQDNYVTISKWKPDFRPVQEDIKTTLAWVRLPVKVDSQTLEVARRKYARICVEVDLKKPLIPFIWVNNDLQAVEYEGLDAICFDCGQYGHIAANCLKNSNNRGGKDAQVNPVAGEGHRTETRVAPEANPYGPWMLAK; encoded by the exons ATGGCGGTGGGTGGCAATGTAGGTGGTGGGTGGTTGTGGATGAAGAAGAATGAGggtataaattttttaacaGCTGTGCAGACGAAATTACCCCTCAAAAA ATCTTCAGGGGAAGTTGTCCCCAACCCGAGCCCTAGATCTAAGGATGGATCGAAGCCATCATTTACCACACCCACTCCTCCAGCATCACCTTGGTCCGGGAGGTCTTTCCTAGAAGCTCTGAAGGAGAAACCAAGCAAAAAGGACTTCTACGACGACTCTGAGGAGGAAATGGAAATAGCTGAAGAAAGCCTAGAGGAAGAAAAAGATACGAGGAAAGAGGCAGAAATTGCAGCCTTGAAATTCCCGAGAGTGACAatagagaaaggaaagaatCCTGACTTCTGGAAGCCTTGGAGGAAAAGTCTGATTATCAAAGTGCTGGGACGAACG GAAGATTATCAAAAGGTTTTAGAGGAAGGACCCTGGATGTTCCAGGATAACTATGTCACCATAAGCAAATGGAAGCCAGACTTCAGGCCAGTGCAAGAGGATATCAAGACAACGCTAGCCTGGGTCAGACTGCCAG TGAAGGTGGATAGCCAAACACTGGAGGTGGCTAGAAGGAAGTATGCGAGGATTTGCGTTGAAGTGGACTTAAAAAAGCCACTAATACCTTTTATTTGGGTGAATAACGATTTGCAAGCGGTTGAATACGAAGGGCTGGATGCAATCTGTTTTGACTGTGGCCAATATGGTCACATTGCTGCTAACTGCCTCAAGAACTCCAACAATAGAGGAGGCAAGGATGCACAGGTTAACCCTGTGGCTGGGGAGGGTCACCGGACAGAGACGAGGGTAGCGCCGGAGGCTAACCCCTATGGGCCCTGGATGCTGGCAAAATAG